A genome region from Gadus chalcogrammus isolate NIFS_2021 chromosome 7, NIFS_Gcha_1.0, whole genome shotgun sequence includes the following:
- the LOC130386244 gene encoding CXADR-like membrane protein, protein MTILLAIPFLVLVVAMTMTTCAQTEMKRVVGDNATLPCHHQYWPGDEPTLDIEWLLLKPTNRQRVLITYFAGRVYDPNDADRGRMGFGGDYLRGDASLLISDLTLTDSGEYSCKVKNGGKYEWTTISLIVLVKPSKPRCWMEGKLLEGADVKMSCKSSDGSDPVLYKWERLMDKGKYAGKLPPMALLDLKNPEIVTLKNLTKESAGVYKCTASNDVGEESCIVEVKMHYVRGMGVVAGAVVCVSFGVLLIILTVWLVFRKKEMKKYEEEETPNEIREDAEAPKAKLVNPNSLSSSRSGSSRSGTSSTQSMVHGAPPPPPSQQPRAQRPCVPAVAALREGKASQPQPPAYLQHPGHTLPPHGHAHAPGPARTPEPRAAVPALTPPPSSSSNNTAGSHLHPRPKAGPNPKLSPANLARMGAMPVMIPAQSKAFQTV, encoded by the exons TCCTGGTCGTAGCCATGACGATGACCACATGCGCTCAGACGGAGATGAAGCGAGTCGTCGGGGACAACGCCACGCTGCCCTGCCACCACCAGTACTGGCCTGGCGACGAGCCCACCCTGGACATCGAGTGGCTCCTCCTCAAGCCCACCAACAGGCAGAGGGTG CTGATCACCTACTTCGCCGGCCGGGTGTACGACCCCAACGATGCGGACCGGGGACGCATGGGCTTCGGCGGGGACTACCTGAGGGGGGATGCCTCGCTGCTCATCAGCGACCTGACCCTCACCGACTCTGGGGAGTACAGCTGCAAAGTGAAGAACGGCGGGAAGTACGAGTGGACCACCATCAGCCTCATAGTGCTGG TGAAGCCCTCCAAGCCGCGGTGCTGGATGGAGGGGAAGCTGCTGGAGGGGGCCGATGTGAAGATGAGCTGCAAGTCGAGCGACGGCTCGGACCCCGTCCTCTACAAGTGGGAGCGTCTGATGGACAAGGGCAAGTACGCTGGCAAGCTGCCCCCGATGGCCCTTCTAG ACTTGAAAAATCCTGAGATCGTGACTCTGAAGAACCTGACCAAGGAGAGCGCTGGCGTGTACAAATGCACAGCGAGCAACGAcgtgggagaggagagctgcATCGTGGAGGTCAAGATGCACT ACGTGCGCGGGATGGGCGTGGTCGCCGGGGCCGTGGTGTGCGTGTCCTTTGGCGtgctcctcatcatcctcaccgTGTGGCTGGTGTTCCGCAAGAAGGAGATGAAGAagtacgaggaggaggagacgcccAACGAGATCAG gGAGGACGCAGAGGCCCCCAAGGCCAAGCTGGTGAACCCcaactccctctcctcctcccgctccggCAGCTCCCGCTCcggcacctcctccacccagtccATGGTGCACGGGGCCCCGCCTCCGCCGCCGTCCCAGCAGCCCCGCGCCCAGCGGCCCTGCGTGCCCGCCGTGGCCGCCCTCCGGGAGGGGAAAGCCAGCCAGCCCCAGCCCCCGGCCTACCTCCAGCACCCCGGCCACACCCTGCCCCCCCACGGCCATGCCCACGCCCCGGGCCCCGCCAGGACACCCGAGCCCCGGGCGGCCGTGCCGgcgctgaccccgcccccctcctcctcctccaacaacaCGGCCggctcccacctccacccccggcCCAAGGCCGGGCCCAACCCCAAGCTCAGCCCCGCCAACCTGGCCCGCATGGGGGCCATGCCCGTCATGATCCCCGCCCAGTCCAAGGCTTTCCAGACTGTGTAG